The Pirellulales bacterium genome includes a window with the following:
- a CDS encoding class I SAM-dependent methyltransferase, with product MRENVRAFVELAAESFGLEGPVYEFGSYQVETQGAISDLRTCFRGRRYIGCDMRPGPGVDRLEDLAQLSLPDECAQTIVCVDTLEHVFEARRAVEEMIRVLAPGGVLLVAAPLDFYLHNYPEDYWRLSPTCVDRLLTPLAATIVGSQGVESYPHTVFGIGCKAPVPHRFVAGVNDFVTRFQARIAETASQTSWPRHLKRLATHWLRSKGERRRERCFHETRFTLQMPTHAAGDVAHWVLPSASQKTGTRLDLI from the coding sequence TGAATTCGGCTCCTACCAGGTCGAAACGCAGGGAGCGATCTCCGATCTGCGCACCTGCTTTCGAGGCAGACGCTATATCGGCTGCGACATGCGCCCCGGGCCGGGGGTCGATCGCCTCGAAGACCTGGCTCAGCTCTCCTTGCCCGACGAGTGCGCGCAAACGATCGTCTGTGTCGACACGCTCGAGCACGTCTTCGAGGCGCGCCGCGCGGTCGAGGAGATGATTCGCGTGCTCGCTCCCGGGGGAGTGCTGCTCGTCGCGGCGCCGCTCGACTTCTACCTGCACAACTATCCGGAAGATTACTGGCGTCTGTCGCCGACGTGCGTCGACCGTCTACTCACGCCGCTGGCCGCGACGATCGTCGGTTCGCAGGGGGTGGAATCGTATCCGCACACGGTGTTTGGCATCGGCTGCAAGGCGCCCGTACCGCATCGTTTCGTGGCCGGCGTGAACGACTTCGTCACGCGCTTTCAAGCACGAATCGCAGAGACGGCGTCTCAAACGTCCTGGCCGCGCCATTTGAAACGACTCGCCACGCATTGGCTGCGCAGCAAAGGCGAGCGGCGACGCGAACGTTGCTTCCACGAAACACGGTTCACGCTGCAAATGCCCACGCACGCGGCGGGTGACGTGGCCCACTGGGTCTTGCCCAGCGCGTCGCAAAAAACCGGCACACGACTCGACCTGATTTGA